One segment of Macrotis lagotis isolate mMagLag1 chromosome 1, bilby.v1.9.chrom.fasta, whole genome shotgun sequence DNA contains the following:
- the COX4I2 gene encoding cytochrome c oxidase subunit 4 isoform 2, mitochondrial isoform X1 — MPPMMLSLPYSPWCILVRRGTMGIQSIRQVHGSGGTVCSQKMPPYTNYHAERNYPMPDEPFCSELSPQQQALKEKEKGPWKQLTDAEKVALYRMQFHQTFAEMNRPSNEWKTVLGGVFFFFGLTGLLIWWQRLYVFPEKPITLSEDWKSKQLQRILDIKGNPIQGLASQWDYARKEWKK; from the exons ATGCCACCAATG ATGCTCTCTCTGCCCTACTCTCCCTGGTGTATCTTGGTGAGAAGAGGAACCATGGGGATCCAAAGCATCCGGCAGGTCCATGGCTCAGGAGGTACTG TCTGCAGCCAGAAGATGCCTCCCTACACAAACTACCATGCAGAGAGGAATTACCCCATGCCGGATGAGCCTTTCTGTAGTGAGCTAAGCCCCCAGCAGCAAGCactgaaagaaaaggagaaaggccCCTGGAAGCAGCTTACAGATGCTGAGAAAGTGGCCC TTTATCGAATGCAGTTCCATCAGACCTTTGCAGAGATGAACCGACCATCCAATGAGTGGAAGACAGTTTTGGGgggagtcttctttttctttggcttAACTGGACTCCTGATATGGTGGCAGCGGCTATATG TGTTTCCAGAGAAGCCCATCACACTTTCTGAAGACTGGAAGTCGAAACAGTTGCAACGGATATTGGATATAAAGGGAAATCCAATTCAAGGCTTGGCTTCCCAGTGGGACTATGCtcggaaggaatggaagaagtAA
- the COX4I2 gene encoding cytochrome c oxidase subunit 4 isoform 2, mitochondrial isoform X2 — protein MPPMMLSLPYSPWCILVRRGTMGIQSIRQVHGSGVCSQKMPPYTNYHAERNYPMPDEPFCSELSPQQQALKEKEKGPWKQLTDAEKVALYRMQFHQTFAEMNRPSNEWKTVLGGVFFFFGLTGLLIWWQRLYVFPEKPITLSEDWKSKQLQRILDIKGNPIQGLASQWDYARKEWKK, from the exons ATGCCACCAATG ATGCTCTCTCTGCCCTACTCTCCCTGGTGTATCTTGGTGAGAAGAGGAACCATGGGGATCCAAAGCATCCGGCAGGTCCATGGCTCAGGAG TCTGCAGCCAGAAGATGCCTCCCTACACAAACTACCATGCAGAGAGGAATTACCCCATGCCGGATGAGCCTTTCTGTAGTGAGCTAAGCCCCCAGCAGCAAGCactgaaagaaaaggagaaaggccCCTGGAAGCAGCTTACAGATGCTGAGAAAGTGGCCC TTTATCGAATGCAGTTCCATCAGACCTTTGCAGAGATGAACCGACCATCCAATGAGTGGAAGACAGTTTTGGGgggagtcttctttttctttggcttAACTGGACTCCTGATATGGTGGCAGCGGCTATATG TGTTTCCAGAGAAGCCCATCACACTTTCTGAAGACTGGAAGTCGAAACAGTTGCAACGGATATTGGATATAAAGGGAAATCCAATTCAAGGCTTGGCTTCCCAGTGGGACTATGCtcggaaggaatggaagaagtAA